From the genome of Flavobacterium luteolum, one region includes:
- a CDS encoding SusC/RagA family TonB-linked outer membrane protein, whose product MNNFSFLKDGKVLYCLIFMGIISAFSSAYAKNSNRHTIAFYQQNKIQGTVTDGSAPLPGVTIAVKGRTTGSAISDYSGQYSLSAGAQDTLIVSFIGFKTSMVPVQGRSKIDITLISETTTLQEVKVNAGYYSVKESERTGNISRITSKDIETQPVTNVLAAMQGRMAGVSITQTTGVPGGGFDIKIRGQNSIRNTANAPLYIIDGVPYASDPIGYTQTATIYPAATSPLNSINPDNIENIEVLKDADATSIYGSRGANGVVLITTKKGRAGRTKFTVTSSTSAGKVTKFMKLMNTEQYLAMRRQAFTNDGLASYGAADYDINGTWDQNRYTDWQKELLGGTSQMSDIQATVSGGSDQTQFLLNGNYHKESAVYPGDFGYKKGGAQININHRSEDSRFQLVFSAIYNAQDNTQPAFELTYSAQTLAPNAPRLYNSDGTLNWENQTWTNPLASLNAKYESNTKDLVANSMLSYRLAPDLVIKSSFGYTDLSTTETRTAPSTVYDPIYNVSSMTSSMFLNNTGRSSWIIEPQASWEKERGNGKLAVLFGATFQNQDNNTLYQSASGFSSNDLIYNLAAAKTVKVLGNDETQYRYQAFFGRLNYNWQQRYIVNLTARRDGSSRFGPGNQFSNFGAVGLAWLLTNENFMKKAAWLSFGKIRASYGTTGNDQIGDYQFFNTYTTSGSIYNGISGLRPSRLFNPDFKWEINKKLELAAELGFLDDRIFASASWYLNRSSNQLVGIPLAGTTGFTSIQANLDATVENKGLELTLRTANFSSGNFKWTTNFNLTFSQNRLVSFPGLEGSTYSQKYRIGEPLNIALVYRLKGINAHTGVYEFEDLNNDGKISFPDDRQLKVDMNPQYFGGMQNQLSYKDWSLDFLFQLVKQKNRLLPMGPAGTMSNQSARNIDSWKQIGDQSPHQINTTGYNSAAVNADFYYSESDAMIADASYIRLKNISLTYQVPLRLSQTSCKIMLQGQNLLTFTKFKDGDPEFSTYGFLPPLKVVSAGVQLTF is encoded by the coding sequence ATGAATAATTTTTCATTTTTAAAGGATGGAAAGGTTCTTTATTGCCTAATTTTTATGGGCATTATATCAGCTTTTTCATCTGCTTATGCCAAAAACTCTAACCGGCATACCATCGCATTTTACCAGCAGAACAAAATCCAGGGAACAGTCACAGACGGTTCCGCTCCACTGCCCGGTGTCACAATCGCAGTAAAGGGCAGAACGACTGGAAGTGCCATCTCAGACTACAGCGGACAATATTCCCTTTCTGCCGGTGCGCAGGACACGCTTATTGTATCTTTTATAGGCTTCAAGACTTCCATGGTTCCAGTCCAAGGGAGATCCAAAATCGATATCACTTTGATTTCCGAAACCACAACTCTGCAGGAAGTTAAGGTAAATGCAGGATATTATTCTGTCAAGGAAAGTGAACGAACAGGAAATATTTCCCGTATTACATCCAAGGATATTGAAACCCAGCCTGTGACAAATGTGCTTGCCGCAATGCAGGGAAGAATGGCAGGAGTCAGCATCACCCAGACAACAGGCGTGCCGGGAGGCGGATTTGATATCAAAATACGCGGGCAGAACAGCATCCGAAATACAGCCAATGCTCCCTTATATATAATTGATGGCGTTCCCTATGCTTCGGATCCGATCGGCTATACGCAGACCGCGACGATATATCCGGCAGCAACCAGCCCTTTGAACAGCATCAATCCGGATAACATTGAGAATATAGAAGTCCTGAAGGATGCTGATGCGACTTCCATCTATGGTTCGCGGGGGGCAAATGGCGTGGTTCTGATCACTACTAAAAAAGGCAGGGCCGGCAGGACAAAATTTACAGTCACAAGCTCCACCAGCGCAGGAAAAGTTACAAAATTCATGAAGCTTATGAATACGGAACAATATCTTGCCATGAGAAGACAAGCCTTTACCAATGATGGGCTGGCCAGCTATGGAGCCGCTGATTATGACATTAACGGAACCTGGGACCAGAATCGCTATACCGACTGGCAGAAGGAATTATTGGGAGGCACTTCCCAAATGAGCGATATCCAGGCAACGGTATCAGGAGGCTCTGATCAGACCCAATTTCTGTTGAACGGGAATTACCATAAGGAATCAGCTGTCTACCCTGGAGATTTCGGATATAAGAAAGGAGGGGCGCAGATCAATATCAACCATCGATCAGAAGACAGCAGGTTTCAGCTTGTCTTTTCAGCAATTTACAATGCTCAGGACAATACCCAGCCCGCTTTCGAACTTACCTACAGTGCGCAGACCTTGGCACCCAACGCCCCTAGACTCTACAATTCGGACGGTACCCTGAATTGGGAAAACCAGACATGGACCAATCCCCTTGCCAGCCTGAATGCAAAATATGAATCCAATACGAAAGACCTTGTAGCCAATAGCATGCTTTCTTATAGGCTGGCCCCTGATCTTGTCATAAAAAGCAGTTTTGGATACACCGACTTGAGCACCACCGAAACACGTACCGCCCCTTCCACTGTATATGACCCGATTTATAATGTTAGCAGTATGACCTCATCTATGTTCCTGAACAATACAGGCCGATCCTCGTGGATAATTGAACCGCAGGCCAGCTGGGAAAAAGAACGGGGTAATGGTAAGCTGGCAGTTCTGTTTGGAGCTACGTTTCAGAACCAGGACAACAATACGCTGTACCAGTCCGCAAGCGGATTCAGTTCTAATGACCTCATCTATAATCTGGCGGCGGCCAAAACCGTTAAGGTGCTGGGCAACGATGAGACGCAATACCGTTATCAGGCATTTTTTGGCAGGCTGAACTACAATTGGCAGCAGCGCTATATCGTAAACCTTACCGCGCGAAGGGACGGATCGAGCCGATTCGGCCCAGGCAATCAGTTCAGTAATTTTGGCGCGGTTGGACTGGCCTGGCTTCTCACAAATGAAAATTTCATGAAGAAAGCGGCCTGGCTCAGCTTTGGAAAGATCAGGGCAAGTTATGGAACCACTGGAAATGATCAGATCGGCGACTACCAGTTTTTCAACACATATACCACTTCTGGTTCAATCTACAACGGCATTTCAGGACTTCGCCCGTCAAGATTATTTAATCCTGATTTTAAATGGGAGATAAACAAAAAACTGGAATTGGCAGCCGAACTTGGATTTTTGGATGACCGCATTTTTGCCTCAGCGTCCTGGTATCTCAACAGGTCGTCAAATCAGCTTGTCGGCATACCGCTCGCAGGAACGACCGGCTTTACCTCCATTCAGGCAAACCTGGACGCCACAGTAGAAAATAAAGGTCTGGAACTGACCCTTCGAACGGCAAACTTCAGCAGTGGAAATTTCAAATGGACAACCAATTTTAATCTCACTTTCTCACAAAACAGGCTTGTCAGCTTTCCGGGACTTGAAGGTTCGACCTACAGCCAGAAATACAGGATAGGGGAACCACTGAACATCGCCCTTGTTTACAGGCTCAAAGGCATCAACGCTCATACAGGCGTTTACGAATTTGAGGATCTAAATAATGATGGAAAAATTTCCTTTCCGGATGACAGGCAGCTGAAGGTTGATATGAACCCTCAGTATTTTGGCGGAATGCAGAATCAGCTGTCATATAAGGACTGGAGTCTTGACTTTCTATTTCAGCTGGTCAAACAGAAAAACAGGCTTCTTCCAATGGGACCCGCCGGTACAATGTCTAACCAAAGCGCTAGAAATATCGACTCCTGGAAACAGATTGGCGACCAATCGCCTCATCAAATCAATACAACTGGATATAACAGCGCAGCTGTTAACGCGGATTTCTATTATTCAGAAAGTGATGCCATGATCGCTGATGCTTCATACATACGATTAAAAAACATTTCGCTTACCTATCAGGTTCCATTAAGGCTTAGCCAAACCAGCTGCAAAATAATGCTGCAGGGGCAGAACCTGCTGACTTTTACAAAATT
- a CDS encoding helix-turn-helix domain-containing protein: MNEIDFKKERIKFGKHVLKLRRKIKSVEYQNRSISQQELADNNDYITKKTLGQIERGEVNFQFETLVALASALQVSLKDLLDY, encoded by the coding sequence ATGAATGAAATTGACTTCAAGAAGGAAAGAATAAAATTTGGGAAACATGTTTTGAAACTAAGACGAAAAATTAAAAGCGTCGAGTATCAAAACCGATCCATTTCGCAGCAAGAGCTTGCGGATAATAATGACTATATAACAAAAAAGACTCTTGGACAAATCGAGCGAGGTGAAGTTAATTTTCAATTTGAAACATTAGTAGCTTTAGCTAGTGCACTGCAAGTTTCATTAAAAGATCTTTTAGATTACTAA